One region of Chryseobacterium muglaense genomic DNA includes:
- a CDS encoding ATP-dependent Clp protease adaptor ClpS, giving the protein MIFYNSIKDYEDPKRKYEVDVLVLDDTDEVYKLILHNDDIHTFDDVIEALIQICKHDPIQAEQCTMLVHFKGKCTVKTGSMDLLKPMHEKLIARSLTSEIV; this is encoded by the coding sequence ATGATTTTTTATAACAGCATAAAAGATTATGAAGACCCAAAACGAAAGTACGAAGTAGACGTATTGGTTTTGGATGATACAGACGAAGTGTACAAACTGATTCTGCATAATGACGATATTCATACTTTTGACGATGTGATTGAAGCATTAATTCAAATTTGCAAACACGACCCAATACAGGCGGAGCAATGCACGATGTTGGTCCATTTTAAAGGCAAATGCACCGTGAAAACGGGCTCAATGGATCTTTTGAAACCGATGCACGAAAAATTAATAGCAAGAAGCTTAACAAGCGAAATCGTATAA
- the atpA gene encoding F0F1 ATP synthase subunit alpha: MAEINPAEVSAILKQQLANFDTQSNVEEVGTVLTIGDGIARVYGLENVQYGELVKFASDVEGIVLNLEEDNVGVALLGESKLVREGDTVKRTNRISSIKVGEGMLGRVVDTLGNPIDGKGPITGDLYEMPLERKAPGVIYRQPVTEPLQTGIVAIDSMIPVGRGQRELIIGDRQTGKTTVAIDTIINQKEFFDAGQPVYCIYVAIGQKASTVAQIVKTLSDKGALAYTVIVAANASDPVPMQVYSAMAGASIGEFFRDSGRPALIVYDDLSKQAVAYRELSLLLRRPPGREAYPGDVFYLHSRLLERAAKVIADDNIASQMNDLPESLRPIVKGGGSLTALPIIETQAGDVSAYIPTNVISITDGQIFLESDLFNSGVRPAINVGISVSRVGGNAQIKSMKKVSGTLKLDQAQYKELEAFAKFGSDLDASTLAVISKGERNVELLKQPVNSPLPVDSQVAMIYAGTENLMRNVPIKKVKEFQHEYIEFLRSKHPETMAALKSGKFDNDITGVLKQVATDLASKYN; this comes from the coding sequence ATGGCAGAAATAAATCCAGCAGAAGTATCTGCGATCTTAAAACAGCAATTGGCCAACTTCGATACTCAATCTAATGTTGAGGAAGTAGGTACAGTTCTTACCATCGGTGATGGTATTGCTCGTGTTTACGGGTTAGAAAATGTACAATACGGTGAGTTGGTAAAATTTGCTAGCGATGTAGAAGGTATCGTACTAAACCTTGAAGAAGACAACGTAGGTGTTGCTTTACTAGGTGAAAGTAAATTGGTAAGAGAAGGAGACACAGTAAAAAGAACAAACAGAATCTCTTCTATTAAAGTAGGAGAAGGTATGTTGGGTAGAGTAGTTGATACTCTTGGTAACCCAATCGATGGTAAAGGTCCTATCACAGGAGATTTATACGAAATGCCATTAGAAAGAAAAGCTCCGGGAGTTATCTACAGACAGCCGGTAACTGAGCCTTTACAAACAGGTATCGTTGCGATTGACTCTATGATTCCTGTAGGAAGAGGTCAGAGAGAGCTTATCATTGGTGACAGACAGACAGGTAAAACTACTGTTGCTATTGATACAATCATCAACCAAAAAGAATTTTTTGATGCTGGTCAGCCAGTATATTGTATATATGTTGCAATCGGACAAAAAGCTTCTACAGTAGCTCAGATTGTAAAAACATTATCAGATAAAGGTGCGCTAGCGTATACAGTAATTGTTGCAGCTAATGCTTCAGATCCGGTTCCTATGCAGGTTTATTCTGCAATGGCAGGGGCTTCTATCGGTGAGTTCTTCAGAGACTCTGGTAGACCAGCCTTGATCGTTTATGATGATTTATCTAAACAAGCGGTTGCTTACCGTGAGCTTTCTCTACTATTGAGAAGACCACCGGGACGTGAGGCTTACCCAGGAGACGTTTTCTATCTTCACTCAAGATTATTAGAAAGAGCTGCAAAAGTGATCGCTGATGACAATATTGCAAGCCAAATGAATGATTTACCTGAGTCTCTAAGACCAATCGTAAAAGGGGGTGGTTCATTAACTGCTCTTCCTATTATCGAAACTCAAGCGGGTGACGTTTCTGCGTATATTCCAACAAACGTAATTTCTATTACAGACGGACAGATTTTCTTAGAGTCAGATTTATTCAACTCAGGGGTTCGTCCAGCGATTAACGTAGGTATTTCTGTATCTCGTGTTGGAGGTAATGCTCAGATCAAATCAATGAAAAAAGTTTCTGGAACTCTTAAATTAGACCAGGCTCAATATAAAGAATTGGAAGCGTTTGCTAAATTCGGTTCTGATCTTGATGCTTCTACTTTAGCAGTTATCTCTAAAGGAGAAAGAAACGTAGAGTTGTTGAAGCAGCCAGTTAACTCTCCACTTCCTGTAGATAGCCAAGTTGCTATGATCTATGCAGGTACAGAGAACTTAATGAGAAACGTTCCTATTAAAAAAGTAAAAGAATTCCAACACGAATATATCGAGTTCCTAAGATCTAAGCACCCTGAAACTATGGCTGCTCTTAAATCTGGAAAATTCGATAACGATATTACAGGTGTTCTTAAGCAAGTTGCTACAGATTTAGCTTCAAAATATAACTAA
- the atpG gene encoding ATP synthase F1 subunit gamma encodes MANLKEIRGRITSISSTMQITRAMKMVSAAKLKKAQDAIVMLRPYSEKLQEIIQNVNSSSDPDQVSIYAQKREVKKVLFIAVTSNRGLAGAFNSSVVKELNHQFQNNAQYEVEILTIGKKVYDAVRKSRAVFSNESAIFDNLTFDKVANITESVMTSFVEGKFDEVYVVYNKFINAATQEVITEQVLPISMVETEKEENQTETDYIFEPNRNEILDNLIPKSIKTQVFKAVLDSVASEHGARMTAMHKATDNAESLRNDLKIFYNKARQAAITNEILEIVSGAEALKNS; translated from the coding sequence ATGGCAAACTTAAAAGAAATACGAGGAAGAATCACTTCAATTTCATCTACGATGCAAATTACACGTGCTATGAAAATGGTTTCGGCAGCGAAACTTAAAAAAGCACAAGATGCCATCGTAATGTTGAGACCTTATTCTGAAAAACTTCAGGAGATCATTCAGAATGTAAATTCTAGTTCAGATCCTGATCAGGTTTCTATTTATGCTCAGAAAAGAGAAGTTAAAAAAGTACTTTTTATTGCTGTAACTTCAAACAGAGGTTTGGCAGGTGCTTTCAACTCGTCTGTTGTAAAAGAATTAAATCACCAGTTTCAGAACAATGCTCAGTACGAAGTTGAAATTCTTACCATTGGTAAAAAAGTTTATGATGCTGTAAGAAAGAGCCGTGCGGTGTTTTCAAATGAAAGTGCAATTTTTGATAATCTTACTTTCGATAAAGTAGCAAACATTACAGAAAGTGTAATGACTAGCTTTGTAGAAGGTAAATTTGATGAAGTATATGTTGTATATAATAAATTTATCAACGCTGCAACTCAGGAAGTGATTACAGAGCAAGTTCTTCCAATCTCAATGGTTGAAACCGAGAAAGAAGAGAATCAAACCGAAACTGATTATATCTTTGAACCTAATAGAAACGAAATTTTAGATAATTTAATTCCGAAATCTATTAAAACTCAGGTTTTCAAAGCAGTTTTAGATTCTGTAGCTTCAGAGCACGGTGCGAGAATGACGGCAATGCATAAAGCAACAGACAATGCAGAATCTCTTAGAAATGATCTTAAGATTTTCTACAACAAAGCAAGACAAGCTGCTATTACAAACGAAATCTTAGAAATCGTTTCAGGAGCAGAGGCTTTGAAAAACTCGTAA
- a CDS encoding hemolysin family protein gives MDSDVVKLLLALFLVLLNGFFVAAEFSIVKVRYSQIQLKAAEGNSMAKQAEHIIKHLDEYLSATQLGITLASLALGFVGESALHHIFENIFHYFNFQIADATITSIALVSSFLLITVMHIVFGELIPKSLAIRKSEATTMFIAMPLRIFYTVFKPFIWTMNKMSNFFLRLMKVHPASENEIHSTEELQLLVKQSADSGEIEEENYEIIKNAFDFTDHSAKQIMVPRQNITSIDFSDDLNEIIDKIMESGYSRIPVYENSIDNIIGVFYTKEIIREFVKRKGQLSHEDLRELMRESFFVVGSKKISDLLKIFQQKKQHLAIVIDEFGGTEGIITLEDILEELVGEIQDEEDDEEKLVDKIAENTYWVKATQPLEEINESLPKKLTLPEESEYNTLAGFILHALEDIPEENQEFDLENYHFKILKMNNKSVEMVELKYIEPNIVDDILDKLDV, from the coding sequence ATGGACTCAGACGTCGTCAAGCTTTTATTAGCGCTATTCTTAGTATTACTCAATGGTTTTTTTGTAGCCGCAGAATTCTCTATCGTTAAAGTTCGTTACTCTCAAATCCAGCTTAAAGCTGCCGAAGGAAACTCGATGGCAAAACAAGCTGAGCACATTATTAAACATTTAGATGAGTACCTCTCTGCGACTCAATTGGGGATAACATTAGCTTCCCTTGCATTAGGTTTTGTGGGTGAGAGTGCACTTCATCATATTTTCGAAAATATTTTTCACTATTTCAATTTTCAAATTGCAGATGCTACGATAACAAGTATTGCATTGGTTTCTAGTTTTCTTTTAATTACTGTAATGCATATTGTATTCGGAGAGTTGATTCCTAAATCATTAGCGATTAGAAAATCAGAAGCAACAACAATGTTTATTGCGATGCCGTTGCGTATTTTCTATACAGTTTTTAAACCATTCATTTGGACGATGAATAAGATGTCGAATTTTTTTTTACGTTTAATGAAAGTGCATCCCGCGTCAGAAAACGAAATTCACTCTACCGAAGAGCTTCAACTTTTGGTGAAACAAAGTGCGGATAGTGGAGAAATTGAAGAAGAAAATTACGAAATCATCAAAAATGCATTTGATTTTACAGACCATTCTGCAAAACAAATCATGGTTCCGAGACAAAATATTACTTCTATTGATTTTTCAGATGATTTAAATGAAATTATCGACAAAATCATGGAAAGCGGATATTCCAGAATTCCGGTATATGAAAATTCAATTGATAATATAATTGGTGTGTTTTATACCAAAGAAATTATCAGAGAATTCGTTAAAAGAAAAGGACAACTGAGTCATGAAGACTTGAGAGAGTTGATGCGTGAATCTTTCTTTGTTGTCGGAAGTAAGAAAATTTCAGATTTATTGAAAATTTTCCAACAGAAAAAACAGCATTTAGCAATTGTAATTGACGAATTTGGTGGTACCGAAGGAATTATTACTCTTGAAGATATTTTGGAAGAATTGGTAGGAGAAATTCAGGATGAAGAGGATGATGAAGAAAAATTGGTTGATAAAATTGCTGAAAATACCTATTGGGTAAAAGCAACCCAACCTTTGGAGGAAATTAACGAATCTTTGCCTAAAAAATTGACTCTTCCTGAGGAAAGTGAGTACAATACTTTGGCAGGGTTTATTTTGCATGCCTTAGAAGATATTCCGGAAGAAAATCAGGAATTTGATTTGGAAAATTATCATTTCAAAATTTTGAAAATGAATAATAAAAGTGTCGAAATGGTTGAATTGAAATATATTGAACCGAATATAGTCGACGATATTTTAGATAAATTAGACGTTTAA